A region from the Sulfurivermis fontis genome encodes:
- a CDS encoding putative bifunctional diguanylate cyclase/phosphodiesterase has translation MWHLFRTIKGFMLLAALAGSLLLFAGAYGVVASLYDRTVREDAREVSEVLAGQTFDAMFQVMRKGWTRAELEEFLAAMRGRFADTPYSLEIYRGERVEALYGAIEQPLPDAAIRQAFADGRNVVHEDDAGLRHVYPLRARQECLGCHTNAAVGDTLGVIDLRQDLRPVLERARAGFMAALWLIVPVMLAGAFLVAMFIHGRIDHSVQLLRGRVGQVNKVSDLAHFAMDDSQVGFRELDDILGEVRALVERLREFAVDKDLLEFEIRLLERFIITSEVVRDWREYVNHLLLEINKVMEAYVLFSVFKVEEEVFDLEIFWRNRPSPHMTQVLERSVRAVLQRHPYFKGMASVEVNHNTADASRDMPNLSEADIELQSKSLFVDTPKIGGIVGIGVQAGLGKDAMRLLVMESILSTLLNVVGSVKAIYKYTKELEYYATRDPLTHLYNQRAFWELLEYEMDRARRKGERLGLLMIDMDNFKSVNDTYGHGFGDAFLQAFANLLKQVFRHGDVVARYGGDEFVVLLTDTPENQAWTAAQRLVEEAAQMSLTAPDGKAVRATISIGIALCPDHAEAARDLFLIADNLMYRAKSEGKNRVMLAGSEDVAEIYRGIGAQSFTILAALEEKRFVPYFQPIVAAGDGTPFAFEVLSRMLGESGEVAVAGEYIDVAERMGVVHKLDYQVMEHAFEAVRRTGYTGKLFVNLSPKALILGEFMPTVERLVEQSGIDPAQVVFELTERETVRNLALLQTFVTELKARGFQFAIDDFGSGFSSFHYLKHFPIDYVKIDGDFIINLMHDERDQVFVRHMAAMARDLGIQTIAEFVEDAEVMIHVREAGVGYVQGYFIGRPGAKLG, from the coding sequence ATGTGGCATCTGTTTCGCACCATCAAGGGCTTCATGCTGCTCGCCGCTCTGGCCGGATCCCTGCTGTTGTTTGCCGGCGCCTACGGCGTCGTCGCCTCACTCTATGATCGGACCGTGCGCGAGGATGCCCGCGAGGTGTCCGAAGTGCTCGCCGGACAGACCTTCGATGCCATGTTTCAGGTAATGCGCAAGGGCTGGACGCGCGCCGAGCTGGAAGAATTCCTCGCCGCCATGCGCGGCCGTTTCGCCGACACCCCCTACAGCCTGGAGATCTACCGCGGCGAACGCGTCGAGGCGCTGTACGGCGCCATCGAGCAGCCGCTGCCCGACGCCGCCATCCGGCAGGCATTCGCGGACGGCCGCAACGTGGTGCACGAGGACGATGCCGGTCTGCGCCACGTCTATCCGCTGCGTGCGCGTCAGGAGTGCTTGGGTTGCCATACCAACGCCGCCGTAGGCGACACCTTGGGGGTGATCGATCTGCGGCAGGATTTGCGCCCGGTGCTGGAGCGCGCCCGTGCCGGCTTCATGGCGGCGCTGTGGCTGATCGTGCCGGTGATGCTGGCGGGCGCCTTCCTGGTGGCGATGTTCATCCACGGCCGCATCGATCATTCGGTGCAACTGCTGCGCGGCCGTGTCGGCCAGGTCAACAAGGTATCCGATCTCGCCCATTTCGCCATGGACGACTCCCAGGTCGGCTTTCGTGAGCTGGACGACATCCTCGGCGAGGTGCGCGCCCTGGTGGAGCGGCTGCGCGAGTTCGCCGTGGACAAGGACCTGCTGGAGTTCGAGATCCGCCTGCTGGAGCGCTTCATCATCACCTCCGAGGTGGTGCGCGACTGGCGCGAGTACGTCAATCACCTGTTGCTGGAGATCAACAAGGTGATGGAGGCCTATGTGCTGTTCTCCGTGTTCAAGGTCGAGGAAGAGGTCTTCGATCTGGAAATCTTCTGGCGCAACCGCCCCTCGCCGCATATGACCCAGGTGCTGGAGCGCAGCGTACGTGCCGTATTGCAGCGCCATCCTTACTTCAAGGGCATGGCCTCGGTGGAGGTCAACCACAACACCGCCGATGCCAGCCGCGACATGCCGAACCTGTCCGAGGCCGACATCGAGTTGCAGAGCAAGAGCCTGTTCGTGGATACGCCGAAGATCGGCGGCATCGTCGGTATCGGTGTGCAGGCCGGCCTCGGCAAGGATGCCATGCGCCTGTTGGTGATGGAGAGCATCCTCTCCACCCTGCTCAATGTGGTCGGCTCGGTCAAGGCCATCTACAAGTACACCAAGGAGCTGGAGTATTACGCCACGCGCGACCCGCTCACCCATCTCTACAATCAGCGCGCCTTCTGGGAGCTGCTGGAGTACGAAATGGATCGCGCACGGCGCAAGGGCGAGCGCCTCGGCTTGCTGATGATCGACATGGACAACTTCAAAAGTGTCAACGATACCTACGGGCATGGTTTCGGCGATGCCTTCCTGCAGGCCTTCGCCAATCTGCTCAAGCAGGTGTTCCGCCACGGCGATGTGGTGGCGCGCTACGGCGGTGATGAGTTCGTCGTGCTGTTGACCGACACGCCGGAAAACCAGGCCTGGACAGCGGCGCAGCGCCTGGTGGAGGAGGCCGCGCAGATGAGCCTCACCGCGCCGGACGGTAAGGCGGTACGCGCCACTATTTCCATCGGTATCGCCCTGTGTCCGGACCATGCCGAGGCGGCGCGCGATCTGTTCCTCATCGCCGACAACCTGATGTATCGCGCCAAGAGCGAGGGCAAGAACCGCGTCATGCTGGCAGGCAGCGAGGATGTGGCGGAGATCTACCGCGGCATCGGCGCGCAGAGTTTCACTATTCTGGCGGCACTGGAGGAAAAACGCTTCGTGCCCTATTTCCAGCCCATTGTCGCCGCTGGTGACGGCACGCCCTTCGCCTTCGAGGTGTTGAGCCGCATGCTGGGCGAGAGCGGCGAGGTGGCGGTGGCCGGTGAATACATCGATGTGGCCGAGCGCATGGGGGTGGTGCACAAGCTGGATTACCAAGTGATGGAGCATGCCTTCGAGGCGGTGCGCCGCACCGGCTATACCGGCAAGTTGTTCGTCAATCTGTCGCCCAAGGCGCTGATTCTCGGTGAATTCATGCCGACGGTGGAGCGGCTGGTGGAGCAAAGCGGCATCGATCCGGCGCAGGTGGTGTTCGAATTGACCGAGCGCGAGACGGTGCGCAATCTGGCGCTGTTGCAGACCTTCGTCACCGAACTGAAGGCGCGCGGCTTCCAGTTCGCCATTGACGATTTCGGCTCCGGCTTCTCCTCCTTCCACTATCTCAAGCACTTTCCCATCGATTACGTGAAGATCGACGGCGACTTCATCATCAATCTCATGCACGACGAGCGCGATCAGGTGTTCGTGCGCCATATGGCGGCGATGGCGCGCGACCTCGGTATCCAGACCATCGCCGAGTTCGTCGAGGATGCCGAGGTGATGATACATGTGCGTGAGGCGGGGGTTGGTTACGTGCAGGGCTATTTCATCGGCCGGCCGGGGGCGAAGCTGGGCTAG
- a CDS encoding PAS domain-containing sensor histidine kinase encodes MQRQEESNVATDRRWVVLPALLAAAACGGVLGRSLGCAAPWDASLPFAVAAGLLASGAVLIWCLWRMRGSCRRDAAAVQQLSAALEQSRVAEQVLQRREHFYLTILEDIPEMICRWYPDGRISYVNEAYCRHFQVSREELLRQGGFPLFHPGAGRRDAALYHEQPVVVMEYPVQQDDGSQRWERWVDRALFNDDGSIREFQSVGEDITARKHAEQETARLLEENRRLARMALAIQEEERANLARELHDELGQSLTAIRAEAECVLQLNRDRSALISECASSINAVAGQVYVTVRGMMRRLRPSLLDDLGLVAALEELLQQWHGHHPEVVLESSLSAPPSLPQTVELTAYRIAQEALTNISKHAAASRVTVSLRPAAGRLELCVRDDGVGIDKRAADRGFGLLGMRERALVVGGEFHVSTGPGTGTTVRAVLPLTEREVQDAGRDYPDPAGG; translated from the coding sequence ATGCAGAGGCAAGAGGAAAGCAATGTCGCCACGGACCGCCGCTGGGTCGTGTTGCCGGCGCTGCTGGCGGCGGCCGCCTGCGGCGGTGTGCTGGGCCGCAGTCTCGGTTGTGCGGCCCCCTGGGATGCATCGCTGCCGTTCGCTGTGGCGGCCGGACTGCTGGCCAGCGGTGCGGTACTGATATGGTGCCTGTGGCGGATGCGTGGTTCCTGCCGGCGCGATGCCGCCGCCGTACAGCAGTTGAGTGCGGCGCTGGAGCAGAGCCGTGTCGCCGAGCAGGTGTTGCAGCGCCGCGAGCATTTCTATCTCACCATCCTCGAGGACATTCCGGAGATGATCTGCCGCTGGTATCCCGACGGCCGTATCAGCTACGTCAACGAGGCCTATTGCCGTCATTTCCAGGTGTCACGCGAAGAGTTGTTGCGTCAGGGCGGTTTTCCCCTGTTTCACCCCGGTGCCGGACGTCGTGACGCGGCGCTGTACCATGAGCAGCCAGTAGTGGTGATGGAGTATCCGGTGCAGCAGGACGATGGGTCGCAGCGTTGGGAACGTTGGGTGGATCGCGCGCTGTTCAACGACGATGGTTCCATCCGTGAGTTCCAGTCGGTAGGCGAAGATATCACCGCGCGCAAGCATGCCGAGCAGGAGACGGCACGGCTGCTGGAGGAGAATCGCCGCCTGGCGCGCATGGCCCTGGCGATCCAGGAAGAGGAGCGCGCCAATCTGGCGCGCGAGCTGCACGATGAATTGGGGCAGTCGCTTACCGCCATTCGTGCCGAGGCGGAGTGCGTGTTGCAACTCAATCGTGATCGCAGTGCGCTGATCAGTGAGTGCGCCAGTTCCATCAATGCCGTCGCCGGCCAGGTGTACGTCACGGTGCGCGGCATGATGCGGCGTCTCCGTCCGTCGTTACTCGACGATCTGGGGCTGGTGGCCGCGCTGGAGGAACTGCTGCAGCAGTGGCACGGCCATCATCCTGAAGTGGTGCTGGAGAGTTCGCTGTCAGCACCACCTTCACTGCCGCAGACGGTGGAGTTGACGGCGTATCGCATTGCCCAAGAGGCGCTGACCAACATCAGCAAGCATGCCGCCGCCAGCCGGGTGACGGTATCGTTGCGCCCGGCCGCAGGGCGGCTGGAACTGTGTGTGCGCGACGACGGGGTCGGCATCGACAAGCGTGCCGCTGACCGTGGTTTCGGCCTGCTCGGCATGCGCGAGCGTGCGCTGGTGGTAGGTGGCGAGTTTCATGTCTCCACGGGGCCGGGCACGGGAACGACCGTGCGTGCCGTGCTGCCGTTGACGGAACGGGAGGTGCAAGATGCCGGGAGAGACTATCCGGATCCTGCTGGTGGATGA
- a CDS encoding response regulator transcription factor → MPGETIRILLVDDHPVVRAGFHRLLEVNAGVVVAEASSGEEAVQLYAATAPDVVVLDLAMPGIGGLETVRRILARDGEARILVFSIHDNEAMLSRALQAGALGYLTKQSAPAILLEAVHAVAEGRMYIDPDLVGHALGGGRDGLLERLTPREFEVFRLLAEGHSVNEIANLLSISPKTAGVHHTRIMHKLEVKTSAQLVRLALRHGVIMP, encoded by the coding sequence ATGCCGGGAGAGACTATCCGGATCCTGCTGGTGGATGACCATCCGGTGGTGCGCGCCGGGTTTCACCGCCTGCTGGAGGTGAATGCGGGGGTGGTGGTGGCCGAGGCGAGCAGCGGGGAGGAGGCGGTGCAGTTGTATGCGGCGACCGCTCCCGACGTGGTGGTGCTGGACCTGGCCATGCCGGGTATCGGCGGCCTGGAGACGGTGCGTCGCATCCTGGCGCGCGATGGCGAGGCGCGTATCCTGGTGTTCAGCATTCACGACAATGAAGCGATGCTGTCGCGCGCATTGCAGGCCGGTGCCCTGGGTTATCTGACGAAGCAGTCGGCGCCGGCGATCCTGTTGGAGGCGGTGCATGCGGTGGCCGAGGGGCGCATGTATATCGACCCCGATCTCGTGGGACACGCCCTGGGCGGCGGTCGCGACGGGCTGCTGGAGCGGTTGACGCCGCGTGAGTTCGAGGTGTTTCGCCTGCTGGCGGAGGGACATTCGGTCAACGAGATCGCCAATCTGCTGTCCATCAGCCCGAAGACCGCCGGTGTGCACCACACCCGTATCATGCACAAGCTGGAAGTGAAGACATCGGCACAACTGGTGCGCCTCGCGCTGCGCCATGGTGTGATCATGCCGTGA